AGATTTTCAAACTTCGAACTTCACTCTTCAAACTTCCAAAGTGGGACCGGTGAGAATCGAACTCACATCATTCGGTTTAAGAGACCGATGCATTACCTTGTCTGCCACAATCCCAAATTGTTTTGTTGTTTCGTATCAGTCGGCGTGGAAGGAATTGAACCTTCGGCCCGTGTCTTATAAGGACACCGCTCTCACCACTGAGCTACACGCCGTGGGTAGCAAGTGGGGCCGGAGAGGATCGAACTCTCACCGAACGGATTAAAAGTCCGTCATGCTGCCAGTTACACCACAACCCCAAGAATGATTTGGGGTATGCGTTTCAATCGCTGCAGCATGTTTGGTTCTCCTTTGTGTCCGTTGTCGTAAGTGGTAGCCCTGGGAATTGAACTCAGCGCAACTCGGTTATCAGCCGTGTCTGGGCAACCAGCCCTCGACTACCGTTTTGTTCCCATTCAAGTCGGACACCTGAGAGTCGAACTCAGAACCTCCTGCTCCCAAAGCAGGCGTGCTTCCATCTGCACCTGTATCCGATGTGTGTTGCCGATTCCGTCGGCGCATATCTTCCTTGTCAGTGGGCCGGGAGGCGCTCGAATCCTCGTCTGCGGTTCTTCAGACCGCCGCTAGACCGTCTCAGCTACCAGCCCATGTTGGCATGTTGGGTTCGTCCGGTACGGACACGAAAAAAGGCTCGATGTCTGCGTGACACCGAGCCTTCATGTAGAAAGCAGTTCGCTTGAAGCGAGTGTCACGTGAGCAATCGATACGGGGAATTACCGGGCAGGAACGTACTGGCTAAAGACCAATCGCTACCGCCGAAGGTATTCCCTTCGTGTATCCGTTCGAGTTGATTTGATTGCTGCTTGGTAAACATCAGAAAGCTCGACTCGCTTCTCTGGGTGTGACTTTTGTGTTCCGGCTTGGCCGGTTCTGGGGTAATAGACGCTATCGGATCCGAATGGTTCGCGAAAAAACTCGCTTTCGGAAAACTAACGTAGTGGACGAGGCGACGAGTCCCTCCATTGAAAGTCAAGCAGGGATTCGTCGCCTCATCCACTACTTGTCTCGCATGAAAGTCAAACGATTCGTCCATGCTTTTGTACTCGCACCTTACGAGATTTTCTCTGGCGACCAATTAAGCAGACTGATCGTGTGCTCGAAGATGTCGGAGATGGTGAGCAGCATGAGCTGTGTGGATTTCGAGAATCTTCTCGCGTGGCAATCGGCCGAATCCTGGATGCGGCGCGAAGTTGCCGGAGTGATTCAGCAGTCGTGTAACACTGGTGGCGAATGCGTCCACCTCGGTTGTATCTTCCAAATCATCCGGCGGAACGAACAACGGAGCCGTTCGTATCCCACGAGGAGAATCACCGCTCAGCACCTTGGGCAACAGCAGTCGTCGCACCAAAGGTCGCAATGGCGCAAACAGTGACATCCAATTCGGATAGCCATCGACGCTGGGATCTTGAACCAAAACCAGGTGCCGACAGATCTGCCCGAGTGACCAGTTTCCATGCCGGACATAGCCGCTAGCCAACAATTGCCGAGCGTCATCAACGGCGGCTTCGAGATTGTTGAACTGCAATTGACGGAGGTCACTCATATGTCTGCGGCATCTCGGTAGAATCTGAATCTTTGGAAGCACATTATGGGCGACACGCCTGAAGATTGACACCAGCGATGAAAACCGACGCCACTCAAGTCCGACCGGCCCGCAGCGATGATCGTGATCGCATCCTTGCGGTGCACCTTGATGCATTCGGCGGGGACGAAGGTCCTGTGATAGTGAGCTTGCTACAAGAGATGCTCGACGATCCGACGGCAGAGCCGATGCATTCATTCGTTGCCGAGTCAAATGACAAGATTGTCGGTCACGTGCTTTTTACGTCTGTCACGATCGAGTCGGCCAGCGGCTCTGCCGATGGTGTGACAGCCCAAATTCTGGCGCCTTTGGCTGTGCCCAGCGAGCTGCATGGCAAAGGTATCGGCACGCATCTCGTCAAAGAGGCGTTGCAACAACTTGCCGCAGTCGGCGTGCAACTCGTTTTTGTGCTCGGTTATCCAGGCTACTATTCTCGATTTGGTTTTGTGCCCGCCGGTGCTCGCGGTTTGCAAGCTCCTTACCCAATACCTGAGAAGAACGCAGACGCTTGGATGGTTCTTGAGCTGGAAACTGATGCGGCCAAGTCGTTCGACGGCACGGTCAAGTGCTGCGAAGCATTGAGCCACCAAAAATACTGGGTCGAGTGATGGGCGGTGCTGCATCACTACAGCTTAGACCGTTCAGACCACAGGACGCAGAAACGTGCTTGGCATTGTTTAGGGATTGCGTCCATCGTGTTAACTCACGTGACTACACGCCCGACCAGATTGTGGCGTGGGCTTCACGAACGGTTGATCTTGAAACATGGCGTGCACGGTTCCATGATCGTTTCGCTTACGTTGCAATCGAAGATGGTTGTATCGTTGGCTTCACCGATATGACACGAGAAGGACATCTCGATCGCTTGTTTGTATCCGCCGACCATCAGGGCCGCGGTATCGCTGGTGGACTTGTTAGAAGACTTCTGAAAGACGCGATCGATCATTCAATCGAAAAGATCACGACGGATGCCAGTATCACCGCAAAACCATTCTTCGAGCGAATGGGCTTTGGCGTCGTTCGCGAGCAGTCCGTCGAGTGCCGCGGAGTGTGGATGACCAACTATCGAATGCAGCGGAAGTTGGAAGGATGAAGGCAGAGGGATGAGTAAGATTGAATGAACAACGGAACGATCTTTCAGAGTGAACCCGTGAGTTTGCGTTGCGTGTGATTCGGTTGTATTCGGCGTTGCCGAAGTCAACCGAAGCTCAGGTGATCGGCAAGCAAGTTCTACGAAGTGGGACATCGGTTGGATCG
This is a stretch of genomic DNA from Stieleria sp. JC731. It encodes these proteins:
- a CDS encoding DUF1569 domain-containing protein, giving the protein MSDLRQLQFNNLEAAVDDARQLLASGYVRHGNWSLGQICRHLVLVQDPSVDGYPNWMSLFAPLRPLVRRLLLPKVLSGDSPRGIRTAPLFVPPDDLEDTTEVDAFATSVTRLLNHSGNFAPHPGFGRLPREKILEIHTAHAAHHLRHLRAHDQSA
- a CDS encoding GNAT family N-acetyltransferase → MKTDATQVRPARSDDRDRILAVHLDAFGGDEGPVIVSLLQEMLDDPTAEPMHSFVAESNDKIVGHVLFTSVTIESASGSADGVTAQILAPLAVPSELHGKGIGTHLVKEALQQLAAVGVQLVFVLGYPGYYSRFGFVPAGARGLQAPYPIPEKNADAWMVLELETDAAKSFDGTVKCCEALSHQKYWVE
- a CDS encoding GNAT family N-acetyltransferase; its protein translation is MGGAASLQLRPFRPQDAETCLALFRDCVHRVNSRDYTPDQIVAWASRTVDLETWRARFHDRFAYVAIEDGCIVGFTDMTREGHLDRLFVSADHQGRGIAGGLVRRLLKDAIDHSIEKITTDASITAKPFFERMGFGVVREQSVECRGVWMTNYRMQRKLEG